The nucleotide sequence TACAAAGATGACGATAAATTGTATGTTCCCTTAACCTTTCTCTATTTGCTTTCTCCCTATCACGGTGAGGAAGAAATAGACAGTTTGCGTTCTAAAAGATGGCAATTGCGTAAGGAAAGAGCAAAAAAATCCATAGAGAAGATACTTTCAGAGTTGGTAGAGTTATATGCGAAAAGAGAAATAATAGAGAAGAAACCTTATAATGTGGATACTTTATTTTATAAGGAGTTTGCCCTGCAATTTGCCTTTCAAGAGACACCTGATCAACAGAAAGCCATTTCTGATATAGAGAAGGATATGTCAAAAGGCAAACCTATGGATAGGCTGATTTGCGGAGATGTAAGTTTTGGCAAGACAGAGGTAGCGATGAGAGCCTGTGCGATATGTGTGGCTAATGGTAAACAGGCAGCAGTTATTGCCCCTACTACGATACTTGTTATGCAGCATTTACATACCTTTTTAGACAGGTTTTCTGATTTTCCTGTGAACATTAAGACTATTAGCCGTTTTACAGCAGAAAAGGAGAAAAAAGAGATTATTAGGGGAATGATTAACGGATGTGTAGATATAGTGATAGGCACGCATAGTCTTTTTTCTCCTAAGATAGATTTTAATAATCTGGGACTTCTTATTATAGATGAGGAACAGAGATTCGGTGTAAAAGCAAAGGAGTGCTTGAAGGAAAGATACCCGGATGTAGATATTTTGTCTCTTTCTGCCACTCCCATTCCCCGCACCTTAAATATGGGTCTCTCTGGTATTCGGGATATGAGCATAATAGCCACAGCACCTCCTGAAAGAAAGTCTATTCATACCCATGTAGTGGAAAGAAAAAGAGGTGTAATTAAAGATGCGATATATAAGGAAGTTTTGCGGAAGGGACAGGTATTTTTTGTGCACAATCGCATTGAGGATATAGAAGAGGTGAGGAAATATTTGCAAGAGATTGTGCCTGATATTCGAATGGAAGTGATACATGGACAGATGCCAAAAAAGAGAATTGAGAAGATTATAAGAGCATTCGTAAAGGGGGAATTTCCCCTGCTTATTTCCACTGCTATTGTAGAGTCTGGTTTGGATATAGGCACTGTAAATACGATATTAATTGACGATGCTCAAAACTTTGGCTTAGCAGACCTTTATCAACTGAGAGGTAGGGTAGGCAGGGGGTTTAAAGACGCTTATTGTTATCTTCTACTGTCAGAAAAAGAATTTAGCATGAGGGCGAAGAGGAGGCTCTCGGCGATAAAAGAATTTGTTGAAAGGGGATCCAGTTTGCGTCTGGCGATGGAGGATATGCATATAAGGGGAGGCGGAAATCTATTAGGAAAAGATCAATCAGGTTGTATAAGGGGGATAGGATATGGACTTTATATGCAATTGGTGGAAGAAGTTGCACATAAAATAAAGAAAGAGCCGTGTAGAAAAATTATGCCTGTACATATAAAGGCTGATATTGATGTTTATGTTCCTGACTTTTATATACCGGAGACTTTGAAGCTGGATTTTTACAGGAGACTTTCTAAATTGAAGGAGGTAGATGGATTAACGCAGCTTTACGAGGAGATGGTAGATAGATTTGGAAAGCCGCCTCAAGAGGTAAAAAATCTTTATGAGGTAATTTATATGAAGATATTGGCACAAAAAATAGATGTGAAAACCATAACATTCAGAGATGGAAAATTGGATATTGAGTTTTATCCTGATACTCGTGTGGATGTTGATAGCTTAGCCAAAATTACACAAAAATTTGGTGGTAGATTCCATAATGTGTATTCTGTTATATTTAGTTTACAGGAGGATGGAGTGGGTTTTGCAAGAAATGTCTTAACAAACATCAGAGATGTTTGTTAAGCAAAGCATGAAATGATTTGCTTGACAACTGTGTCAATGAATCTTTATTATTAGAGGATATTATGCGCGTGTTTTGGTTTTTTGTGTTGCTATTTATATGTGTTTCTCCTCTTCAAGCAGAAGTAGTGGATAGGATAGAAGCTGTTGTAGGGAACGAGGTAATAACTTCATTAGATGTGGAAAACCTGTCTCCCTTCTATAAGCAAAATTCACTTCAAAGGATTGTTGATGATTGTATGATTAAGGAATTCTGTTTGAAGAGAGGAATAACGGTAAGCGAAAATGAAATTGATAATTATATACAGGAGGTGTCTAAAGAAAATCATATTTCTCGGGATGAGCTTTTTGAGAAAGTGAAAAAGAGTGGTGTGAGCGAAGATTATTATAAAAAGAAAATTGAATTTAATATAATTAGGATGAAATTTATACAGAAATTTATCGTTCCTTTTGTCTACATAACAGATGCAGAAGTGAAAGACTATTATGAAAGTCATAAGAAAAGTTATGTCCAGGAGAAAGAAGTTAAAATAGATATGATATTGTTTAAAAAAAGTGAAGGGAAATTGGCGAAAGATGTAATAGGAAATATTCATCAAGGGAAAATAGATTTTAAAAAGGCCAAGAAGCTATATTCAGTGAAAAAAGATAAACCCGTAT is from Deltaproteobacteria bacterium and encodes:
- a CDS encoding peptidyl-prolyl cis-trans isomerase, yielding MRVFWFFVLLFICVSPLQAEVVDRIEAVVGNEVITSLDVENLSPFYKQNSLQRIVDDCMIKEFCLKRGITVSENEIDNYIQEVSKENHISRDELFEKVKKSGVSEDYYKKKIEFNIIRMKFIQKFIVPFVYITDAEVKDYYESHKKSYVQEKEVKIDMILFKKSEGKLAKDVIGNIHQGKIDFKKAKKLYSVKKDKPVFIPMNAFNDSVRNMIEKTMSGGVCGPVEVEEGIYILKVLDKVGGGFAPLDTMKEDIRNHVFNDKVSHHLNMWLKASRERMQVRIIR
- a CDS encoding DEAD/DEAH box helicase — protein: MKTGFLKSSSQKAYWIIKQKRKNILVVTPDNKKAYNLYKDIVFFNHFFNKGQIVALFPAYEFSPYTSLAPLEEIVTRRLRTIYHLSLNTDVVCVLPSESLIQPMMPVEVFKRKCFALRKEETIKLENVVEKLSLLGYERTENVSREADFSVRGGIIDVFSPLYNKPARIDFSGDEIECIKLFHIQNQLSFDSLDELVILPAREWNGDGGYARIVDQNGRCYLADNYDIFAIDNKDEVLKKGEIIYSFAKYSFSKEEGETKPENVLLNKERWHDAIDKAFHFIIDDPLVPSFYPLLLLSFLKGISPSQKIEMILEKSKKSKVVVACGSSFRKERIEELFKERGNSFSISFVPFYLSEGFYDQQDDIYFISYEDIFGKEKAKYLKKKAFLSVPSLKVGDLIVHENYGIGMYGGIKRLNLGKEKCDFVCVEYKDDDKLYVPLTFLYLLSPYHGEEEIDSLRSKRWQLRKERAKKSIEKILSELVELYAKREIIEKKPYNVDTLFYKEFALQFAFQETPDQQKAISDIEKDMSKGKPMDRLICGDVSFGKTEVAMRACAICVANGKQAAVIAPTTILVMQHLHTFLDRFSDFPVNIKTISRFTAEKEKKEIIRGMINGCVDIVIGTHSLFSPKIDFNNLGLLIIDEEQRFGVKAKECLKERYPDVDILSLSATPIPRTLNMGLSGIRDMSIIATAPPERKSIHTHVVERKRGVIKDAIYKEVLRKGQVFFVHNRIEDIEEVRKYLQEIVPDIRMEVIHGQMPKKRIEKIIRAFVKGEFPLLISTAIVESGLDIGTVNTILIDDAQNFGLADLYQLRGRVGRGFKDAYCYLLLSEKEFSMRAKRRLSAIKEFVERGSSLRLAMEDMHIRGGGNLLGKDQSGCIRGIGYGLYMQLVEEVAHKIKKEPCRKIMPVHIKADIDVYVPDFYIPETLKLDFYRRLSKLKEVDGLTQLYEEMVDRFGKPPQEVKNLYEVIYMKILAQKIDVKTITFRDGKLDIEFYPDTRVDVDSLAKITQKFGGRFHNVYSVIFSLQEDGVGFARNVLTNIRDVC